A single genomic interval of Mycolicibacterium holsaticum DSM 44478 = JCM 12374 harbors:
- a CDS encoding MFS transporter has translation MALYFVNYLDRTNLGIAKASISEDLQLSTTMFGFAAGIFFIGYVLVEVPSNLALHRFGARRWLARIAVSWGIVVVAIGFAPNAGTLLVLRFLLGVAEAGLFPGVIFYLSRWFPSAYRARIVAMFMLATPIAAAVGTPLAAWLIHVGDGLFGSGWQFMMICCGIPAIVLGVVCWFYLTDRPSDAQWLTDEERRWLVEVLADEERQVSEHFDFPLRRALGSPRIWALAVVYFGIAYGLYALAFFLPSIISGFQESFGLTLSILQVGMITAIPYTCAAVGMYLWSRHADRTAEHVWHVGIPMLVGGLTIPVALYLDGPVLVMIAVTVVALGVFCAIPSFWALPSRFLTGVAAAGAIALINSVGNLGGFAAPYITGALVDLTGSERAGMWAVGAVMLLSAAVVVALRATPARDRRRQGSLGPNRPVSLGSEDTREGNHADRNQH, from the coding sequence ATGGCGCTGTACTTCGTCAACTACCTGGACCGCACCAACCTCGGCATCGCCAAGGCCAGCATCAGCGAGGACCTGCAGCTCTCGACGACCATGTTCGGTTTCGCCGCGGGCATCTTCTTCATCGGCTACGTCCTGGTGGAGGTGCCGTCGAATCTGGCCCTGCACCGGTTCGGTGCGCGACGCTGGTTGGCTCGCATCGCGGTGTCGTGGGGAATCGTGGTGGTGGCCATCGGGTTCGCACCCAACGCCGGAACCCTGCTGGTGTTGCGCTTCCTGCTCGGGGTCGCCGAGGCCGGCCTGTTCCCCGGCGTGATCTTCTACCTGAGCCGCTGGTTTCCCAGCGCATACCGGGCCCGCATCGTCGCGATGTTCATGCTCGCCACCCCCATCGCCGCCGCCGTCGGCACACCGCTGGCGGCATGGTTGATACACGTCGGCGACGGGCTGTTCGGGTCCGGCTGGCAGTTCATGATGATCTGCTGCGGCATCCCGGCGATCGTGCTCGGAGTGGTGTGCTGGTTCTACCTGACCGACCGGCCCTCGGATGCACAGTGGCTCACCGACGAGGAACGTCGCTGGCTCGTCGAGGTGTTGGCCGACGAGGAACGTCAGGTCAGCGAGCACTTCGATTTTCCGCTGCGACGCGCGTTGGGCAGCCCGCGGATCTGGGCACTGGCGGTGGTGTATTTCGGGATCGCCTACGGCCTGTACGCGCTGGCGTTCTTCCTGCCGTCGATCATCTCCGGGTTCCAGGAGAGCTTCGGGCTGACGCTGTCGATCCTGCAGGTCGGCATGATCACCGCGATCCCGTACACCTGCGCGGCGGTCGGGATGTACCTGTGGTCGCGGCACGCCGACCGCACCGCTGAACACGTATGGCATGTCGGGATCCCGATGCTCGTCGGCGGGCTGACCATCCCGGTCGCGCTGTATCTGGACGGTCCGGTCCTGGTGATGATCGCGGTCACGGTCGTCGCGCTCGGCGTGTTCTGCGCGATCCCCAGTTTCTGGGCGCTGCCGTCGCGGTTCTTGACCGGGGTGGCGGCTGCCGGTGCGATCGCGTTGATCAACTCCGTCGGCAACCTCGGCGGCTTCGCTGCGCCGTACATCACCGGCGCTCTGGTCGACCTCACCGGAAGCGAACGGGCCGGAATGTGGGCGGTCGGCGCGGTGATGCTGCTCTCCGCCGCGGTGGTGGTCGCATTGCGTGCCACGCCTGCTCGGGACCGACGGCGCCAAGGTAGCCTCGGTCCCAACCGACCGGTTAGTTTGGGGTCAGAAGACACGAGGGAAGGCAACCATGCCGATCGCAATCAGCACTGA
- a CDS encoding acyl-CoA dehydrogenase codes for MPIAISTEHNDLADSVRSLVERVAPSEVLHEALETPIPNPPPYWKSAAEQGLQGVHLAESVGGQGFGILELAIVLAEFGYGAVPGPFVPSAIASALISAHDPDAKLLNDLASGNAIAAYAIDSGLTATRQGEADSASLVIRGEVRAVPGAAQASVLVLPVAGLEEGTSGSKWVVLDADQLEIEPVKSVDPLRPVAHVRANAVEVGDDRVLHNLSPTLARALISTLLSAECIGVSRWATDTASEYAKIREQFGRPIGQFQAVKHKCANMIAETERATAAVWDAARAIDEAREGGENGAQESAFEFAAAVAATLAPVAAQHCAQDCIQVHGGIGFTWEHDTNVYYRRALVLAASFGRLADYPQQVVDVATSTGMRQLNIDLDPDTEKLRDEIRAEVAGLKSIPSDERNTAIAEGGWVQPHLPKPWGRSAGPVEQIIIAQEFETGRVKRPAMGIAAWIIPSIVAFGTDEQKQRFLPPTFRGEMIWCQLFSEPGAGSDLASLTTKATKVDGGWRISGQKIWTTGAQYSQWGALLARTDPSAPKHNGITYFLLDMTSEGVDVKPLRELTGNAMFNTVFIDDVFVPDEMVLGEVNRGWEVSRNTLTAERVSIGSSEPPFLATLNGFVEFVRDGQFDQIEQNHAGHLIAEGHAAKVLNMRSTLLTLAGGDPMPAAAISKLLSMKTGQGYAEFAVGSFGTDGAIAEPGEIQGRWIEYLLGSRATTIYGGTTEVQLNIIAERLLGLPRDP; via the coding sequence ATGCCGATCGCAATCAGCACTGAGCACAACGACCTCGCCGATTCGGTGCGGTCCCTGGTGGAACGGGTGGCGCCGTCGGAGGTGCTGCACGAGGCGCTCGAGACGCCCATCCCCAACCCGCCGCCGTACTGGAAGTCGGCCGCCGAGCAGGGTCTGCAGGGCGTGCACCTGGCAGAATCCGTCGGTGGACAAGGGTTCGGCATCCTCGAGTTGGCCATCGTCCTGGCCGAGTTCGGCTACGGCGCGGTGCCGGGGCCGTTCGTGCCCTCGGCGATCGCCAGCGCGCTGATCTCCGCGCACGACCCCGACGCGAAGCTGCTCAACGACCTGGCATCCGGCAACGCCATCGCCGCGTACGCCATCGACTCCGGGCTGACCGCCACCCGGCAGGGCGAAGCGGATTCGGCCAGCCTCGTCATCCGCGGCGAGGTGCGCGCCGTGCCGGGCGCCGCGCAGGCGTCGGTGCTGGTGCTGCCCGTCGCCGGGCTGGAGGAAGGGACCAGCGGCTCCAAATGGGTGGTGCTCGACGCCGACCAACTCGAGATCGAACCCGTCAAGAGCGTCGACCCGCTGCGGCCGGTGGCCCATGTGCGCGCCAACGCGGTAGAGGTCGGCGATGACCGGGTGTTGCACAACCTGAGTCCGACGCTGGCCCGCGCGTTGATCTCGACGCTGTTGTCGGCCGAATGCATCGGGGTGTCCCGCTGGGCCACCGACACCGCGTCGGAGTACGCCAAGATTCGCGAGCAGTTCGGCCGCCCGATCGGGCAGTTCCAGGCTGTAAAGCACAAGTGCGCGAACATGATCGCCGAGACCGAGCGGGCCACCGCCGCGGTGTGGGATGCCGCGCGCGCGATCGACGAAGCCCGCGAAGGCGGCGAAAACGGCGCGCAGGAAAGCGCTTTCGAGTTCGCCGCGGCGGTCGCGGCGACGCTGGCCCCGGTGGCCGCTCAGCACTGCGCGCAGGACTGCATTCAGGTGCACGGCGGCATCGGCTTCACCTGGGAACACGACACCAACGTGTACTACCGGCGCGCGCTGGTGCTGGCGGCGTCCTTCGGCCGCCTCGCGGACTACCCGCAGCAGGTGGTCGACGTTGCGACCAGCACCGGGATGCGCCAACTCAACATCGACCTCGACCCGGACACCGAGAAGCTGCGCGACGAGATCCGCGCGGAAGTCGCTGGGCTCAAATCGATTCCGAGCGACGAGCGCAACACCGCGATCGCGGAGGGCGGCTGGGTGCAGCCGCACCTGCCCAAGCCGTGGGGCCGCTCGGCTGGACCCGTCGAGCAGATCATCATCGCCCAGGAGTTCGAGACCGGCCGGGTCAAGCGCCCGGCCATGGGGATCGCGGCCTGGATCATCCCGTCGATCGTCGCGTTCGGCACCGACGAGCAGAAGCAGCGGTTCCTGCCGCCGACGTTCCGCGGCGAGATGATTTGGTGCCAGCTGTTTTCCGAGCCCGGCGCCGGCTCTGACCTGGCCAGCCTGACCACCAAGGCCACCAAGGTCGACGGCGGCTGGCGGATCAGCGGACAGAAGATCTGGACCACCGGGGCGCAGTACTCGCAGTGGGGCGCGCTGCTGGCCCGTACCGACCCAAGCGCGCCCAAACATAATGGCATCACCTACTTCCTGCTCGACATGACCAGCGAAGGCGTCGACGTCAAACCGCTGCGGGAGCTGACCGGTAACGCGATGTTCAACACCGTGTTCATCGACGACGTGTTCGTTCCCGACGAGATGGTGCTCGGCGAGGTGAACCGTGGCTGGGAGGTCAGCCGCAACACGCTGACGGCGGAGCGGGTGTCGATCGGCAGCAGCGAGCCGCCGTTCCTCGCGACCCTCAACGGGTTCGTGGAGTTCGTCCGGGACGGGCAGTTCGACCAGATCGAACAGAACCACGCCGGTCACCTGATCGCCGAAGGCCATGCGGCCAAGGTGCTCAACATGCGCTCGACGCTGCTGACCCTCGCCGGCGGCGACCCGATGCCGGCCGCGGCCATCTCCAAGCTGCTGTCGATGAAGACCGGTCAGGGCTACGCGGAGTTCGCGGTGGGATCCTTCGGTACCGACGGCGCGATCGCCGAACCGGGCGAAATCCAGGGCAGGTGGATCGAATACCTGCTCGGCAGCAGGGCCACCACGATCTACGGTGGCACCACCGAGGTGCAGCTCAACATCATCGCCGAGCGGCTGCTCGGGCTGCCGCGGGATCCCTAA